One Populus nigra chromosome 16, ddPopNigr1.1, whole genome shotgun sequence genomic window, aacaaataaaacatagaAAACCTAAAGAAACCATCaataaaacttgaataaaatacgtatagagtaaaaaaaaaaaaaaaaaccttgtctATCGAAGGCTATGTGACCCTCTTGCTTCCCTCCAAACGTTCAGAAATCCTTACTGCTACAATGAAGCCCCAATATCCTTGACGCAAGCACTACTTATATACTAGCACTGCAGCAGTGATAGCCAAGGCAGAGGCTGTTTCCTTCCCTTGCGAGAATTCTCTCCCCTAGAGGTTCCCGGATTTTATCAGAGTTGTTTTCCTTTTTAACCTGTACTTCCTATTCAATTTCTATCTTTAATTGGAAAgtgtttataaaacaaaagcaaagcAGCCTCAAATTATTTCCTGCATCCTGAATTAACACCTTATTTTTAGCTAGGGTCCTGTTTCCTAACCTTTTTCTTAGAAATGGGCCGTAGTACCAAGGACAACAGCTCTAGCCCAATACTTGAGATGGACTGTGCAGGactatgatttatatatatatatatatatatatatatagaagtataaaattttattttgaaattatattagagtcattttatgttttcgtaaaattttattttgaaattatattagagtcattttatgttttcgtttttatcttttcaataaaatacTTTCTTGTTTCTTGTGTCATTtcctagttttatttatataaaaaaatttaaaaacacattcaTTCTCTATATTAGTACATTAGaaggaataaaattattttgaatgtaaatctcaaaattaaaattcaagaaattaaaaaatgaacataTCTCTTTAATCTTTAATCACCAGCTAAATTCCTTCCTTACAGTCATTAACCATTGTTAACAATTGAAATCACAACACAACTCTATATGGCTAGTCTCCTACATATGCATAGATTGATTGCGCAGTGCTAGCTTcaattgcaatatttttttctccatgCATTTGGAAGGCTAAGCAAGATTCCGTTTTCTACTGATACTGCTTCCGTCAGCAGTCGGTCACAGTCTCTAGAAGCCTGGATTACTTGTCCCATTGAGGAACTTGGGCAACAGGGCATAAAAGCTCATCTGTACATAGCATTGATTTGCAAATTTCCAACCAAAAAGCTAAGGAGAAACACGACGAGGAGCATAAAAAACTGAGCTTGAAAATGTGTGCAGTGCCTCAAATCATAGGAAGCCAGATGAGAGTTTCGACTCCATCATTTCAAACCAGAATGCTTATGGAAAATATCCAAGCTCTCACATGTGCATGACCCTACATGACTAGCACTACTAAAAGCCtgctagttctttttttttttaggtccAACTTTCCTAACCGTCCTAAATATTATCTAAACAGCAAGCTGTTTTTGATGAGTGGATTCATCTTCATTGAAACAGCAATGGATTTTCAGTGGTCTTGCGATATTTAGAGGAGTGTCTACTATTTGCAGAGGAGACTGAATCGACATGTCTCTCTGAAGGTAAGAGCAATAGAGGTGGAATGTGGCTGGTGTCACATTCAACTGGAAGCCcagaccaaataaaaaatccacTTCAAGAAGATTCATCTCTCTTGTGCTGATCCCTCCAACTTTAGCATAGAATGCATTGTTGTAATATCTGACCAGGCAAGAACACGAAACAAAGACATATCAAcgctaagaaaaataaactttctacattagttatcttatgtatggtttccagttgaaATGAATGTCAGACAAACAATTGAACCACCAGCCTGCAACCACGATTTTGGCAGTAAAGCACAGTGAGTATTGGCAGTGAACAAAAACAGCCGATGCCCGAGAGGCTGAGTATTTTAAATGgcccaaaaaggaaaaataaaaggaaaggaaagaaatgcTTCTAGATGCTGTGGctttaaacaaaatatagagCTTTGATTGAGCTGTCACTAACCTGACCCCTCTCTAGGATGAAAGTGAAACATGCTTACAATTTGATGGAATTTACAGGCATGCTTAAACAGACAGAGGCAATAACACCACAAACTTAGGTGGTATAGTCAAATCAAAGCTGGATTTTTACACATGGGtgtcttctttttcttggcTGTGGCCGATTAAGATGGGATTTTTTCCGATCCCATATGCACCTAGTTTTGTGTACTGCGTTTTCGTTAATTAAGGGGATCTCATCGGATCACCGGCCATCATTCTATGTTTTTGGAATATCAAGTCTGACTTCTTAAATCAAAATGCTGACGTGATTCGGCATGGCTAATTTCAAGCAAAGAAAGTATCTTATCGCTTGAGAGTTTTCATGCGTATGTATACACAAGTCTAAGCTTCGGATCTTAACTGAGATGCAAGGTGCAAGATTTTCATCACATGGAATTTCATTtaatacaaagaaaatcaataattcttttttcaaattcgAACTTGGGCATGACTTGAACTTTGAGGCCTAACCTACCCTTTAATGTCTTTTAACATTTCAGAGTTGAATGTCATCAaggtaaaataaagaaaaggaaagattcCAATCAAGAATCCTTGTACCAGGACAGCTATCCATTATCTTTgatgaagagaaaaatataaactcCCTAGTTGGATCATCATACTTGAATCCACTTATCAAAGTTGATCCCAGATCAAGAAGaacaactataaaaaataaaataaaaactaaattaaagatCAAAAGGAACTTAGCTCAAGAACTGGATTCTGAAGATTACTTACATATCATCCATGAACTTGACAGAGACCAAGACACTTGTGATGAGCAATCTATGCACATTGAAAGAATTGAGAGGAAAACAGGATTGTCTCTGAGAAAACCGATCAAGATACACATAAGCAACAACAAAACAAGAGGGGCTACAATTTGAATACTTGAAGATTCTCTCAAGATAGTTTTGAATGGATATAGTAGGTCTGGTTAGGCCATGAAAGATTGAGGCTTTCTGGGGGTATAACTGATGGCTAATATCATTAGATTCTGCTACTCtttgaagaagagaagagaggaaaGTTATGACCTTAGGCATCACTGCAGTCTCTGCTAATTCTGCCATTCTTGTTTGGTTTACTTTGGTTGTTGTGTGTAATTAGCTGTGTTTTATAAGACACCACCTCCTGCCTTCCCTTTGTATAGCGTGTCAAACgattttattgctatttttttttctttccaagttTACTACTTATGTAAGAGGGTGTCTTTATGCATCTCCCTAGCTTTTCAAACAATGATATACATATTATTTGTCCACTTGGGAATTTTAGTATTGCATGATTATTTAGTGCTCTAGTATTATTTAGGAATATTAGTATTTATTACCTAATAATgacattaaaatcttaatttttttttatagaattaagacttattaagttttttttatttggtttgcgAAGTATGAATAAGATTTTCCTCATCCCCACACAAAACTCTTGCAAATCTCCTCAATATCCTCACAAGTGCCTTTGGGAAGTTTAGCAAAATGCACTGTATACATGATCAGCATGGCTTGCAGAACTGGTTAGGAAAGAGTTATCCCCCCTGCCAACGAAAATCTGTCCACTTTCCATCTGGCTAATCTTCACTTGTCTTACTCAACAATGTGACAGAACGTGTACTTGGTTGCTCGCTGGTGAAGCAAGGGCACCACAAGATATCTCCCAAAATCAGTGGTCCTAGCTAGTTAAACCACTCTCTTTAACAACATGAGTGGCTGGGAACATGCTGAGATTCATTAGGGGAGAAAAAGATTTTGGTCGTAGGACCACGCACATTCTGATCACCGGCCGGAAGCATCACAAAAATATCCAAACAACTTTGTATAGATCAAATCTGATCAATAGAGGCATCGGAATCGTTATGACAAACCATAACCGCATCAACATGAGAAGCTTCTTGGCCTCCTGGATCATTAAATTAACTGTGTTTTATCCACCATGGAAATTGCCTCATCCCCCATAGCAACCTTACCTCACTAGGACTCTGCTCTCTTATGGTGGCTTTGGAGGATTCAGGGTTTCGAGTAAGAAACATCTGGTACAGAACCCACCAGTGTAATATCTTCATAAGAACAAATTAAGTCTTTCGCGTGCTACTTCCTCCCTCACATCAACCTCCAGCACATTATCCATACCATCCATGCCACAAACATCTTTCCCATCTGAGGAAAAGGATTCATGTCTTTTTATTACTGCATGCGACCAGATCAATTCCTCCACAGTTATGGTATTCTCAAAAGCCAGGTTCTTGCCCATGACTCTCGCACAGTCCTTGCTTGAGTATGGATGTCCAAGTTATATAGATTTTTGTGGTTGGAGCAGTAATTAGACATCATTATAACTccaaatttattagtttttttaataattattgtaGTAAACCCATGATTTTGtcttaacatcaaaatcatgatAGAGATGTTCCAACAGATAATTGGATTCGACAAGTGATTGCATATCAAAGGTGGGACTTGAGTAATTATTAGGGATAATTgggagttgaaaaataaataaatttgtctaACTTGTAATGACATCTAACTAATGCTGCTTTCTCTCTTTTGGTGGATGAGGTTGGCAAGAAAAGGAATATCGTGACATTTACGTCCCCACTGGTTTTATATCTTGTTTCTCATGGCACCAAAATTGGGTTGGAATTTAAGCTTGAGAGGGAAAGTTGATGTCAATGCTGTGTTTGCATAGTCCTGACGGGCAAGGAAATCATAGTTAAATTTCTGAATATGAGTAGAACGTGTTGTGGACTCAATTATGAATCGGTTTTACACGGTAAAATTAGTGAAAATGACCTGCGAAGAATCTCATGCTCGAAAAAAACCTGCAAAAGTGccaaaaatactataaattaacTGAATTGCATcgaaaaaaacactttttttttagattttcgtATTTATAAAATGAGggtaaaaatgataaatatgataattaattttaatcccCTATCCTCTTGTCCTATGCCTGAACAATATCACATGAAAATTGAGGCTTGGATATAGTCATGCATTGAGAATTCGATTtgggattatatatataaaacagaaACCATAGCTCTATTAAAAATGGTAATGGTCCCATCAAACAACTAGATGATCTGATCTAGAATATCCATATACCAATTCATAccctaattaattattatttatttaatttttttcaatttctttcaactAGAAGGTTAACTTAATTAATCGAGTGCCTTACTTGCGTCGCATAAAGAGGGCAATCATTTTAGAATTCCAGCTAGCCTTCTTAACTAGCTAGCTAGTAGAATGTACCTACATTACTACAACATTCTTGTACTTGTGATTTCTTGTCTTCTGTATTTCTTTTATACCTCTTTCTAGGCTAGGTGCCTGGTTTTCTTACTGACAGCTTGTTCCTtctaacaatgaaaaacaaatatataatcattaattcaaaacagctgttttcttccttttgttttcttggaaATCTTGATCATACAAGGGTTTTTGTTCTCCTTGTGGCCTGACTAACATGAAGTAaccagagaagaaaagaaataaaatcctTCGATCTGCTGTGCTTGATGCTTTTTGCAGTTGTTGTTAGCATAATTGGGGTCACAGGAGAAGCctcaaatcaactcaaaatagATTGCAATATCCTCAGTTTCATCCCCGTGAGACTACTtatcaacttatttttaatttttatatatagactCGATTAATTAGATTTATTGTTCAAGACCTTAATTAACAATAAACCCCATTTAATCAGATGATTAAGATGTCGAAATGATCTTATAATTATGCTATCTATTCAAGTTAAATAATCCAGTTATAATTTCCTAATGTCTTACTcggtatttatatataattaaggcAGGAAAAGGCAAAAAGAAATCATGTGTTTCTGCCATCCACCAGGCTTGGAGTATAATCATGCTTGTTTATAAAACTTAGTGGTTTAGGTTAGGACTAAATTGGTTAACCACCAAACTATCATTTATAGCAGTTCTTGCTTCCTTGCACTCCAAGCTAACCATTCtcaccttttccttttctttttctttcgaGTACGTATAGTCAATTACATTTGCATAACATTGCACGTAAAATTATTAACATTAGTatattaattagtaattaattaaataccaCACAGATTAACTAAGAAAAAGTCGATCTACCTCCCACTTTCAAAGCTCCTTAACATGCTCGCCATGCCCTGCCTTATCTGCGCCGGCATGATTCTCTAAAACAACAtcacttaaaattatttttgcttcACTTTTAACTATCAAAATTTTGCTTGAACGAAGCATGGTATTCCTGTAGCCTTGGAGGGTCACGTTAGTAGATTTCAAACATGATATTTTACTAGTTAAAACGGCTGTTTATTccctttcaattgttttaattgtTGAGCATTTAACATGACCTGAACATGgaggaggatttttttttttatttttttatcgttgTATCTTGATCACTCGTGCTACCCACGTTGGTGAGGTATGTGATGCACGTTCTACTGTATTCAAGGGATTTtgataatgttattattttgtgcaacaaaaatatttaagtgctaattaaaataaatcagcataacataatatttttaagagaTTGTTAACTCTTAGTTTTCtccaatatttcaatattttgtcttttaagtatttacaaaataatatgaactcaattttattttttttctaaaaaaaaaggacgacctcaaaattatcaaatcaatctCTCCACCaccattttaataaataagagcctatttttggaattttcaaCATTCGTCAATCACATAATTTGTATTATGGAATAACTATATTTATGAAATCAAGAAACATTTCATATATgtcaggtattttttttattttcatcataataAATCTCATTAATCAGGGCAAAAGCCCTACATTTATAAAAGCTCATCTAGGCCAAATACAAGCACAACAAAATTACAAGCCCAGATGAAGCAGGCCGAAATCAGAAAACGAGGCCCTTTAACTGTGCACGGAAGCATCAGCAAGGATACTTCCTTTGGAAATTCTtggttagaaaaaacaaataatagaaaattgtTAGGCTTGATggcgttatatatatatatatatatatatatatatatataacgccATCAAGCCTAACAATTTTCGTCCTCTCCAAGGAAAAAACCCTAGCTATTGTCCGTGATGTTCTCCTAATATCATTGGTAAACAACCTTTCATCTTTCTATCTTCTTCCATTGTTCTATGAATTTGACTGTTTCTTACTTGTTTTCTCTATCAATACCCTAGTTTTATCCTCCAGTTTGGtgagtttttatctttttagaacaaagatttgataattatacctattaatttaagaaatattgATAATCTGATACTAGCAAAGGGGGAAATGAGATGCATTTGAATACGgcttatttcttgattttttatttctaaggaaagaaaagaaagtttacTCGTAAGCAAAACTTGGTACTAGTAAACAATCCTGATGCTAAACTGCAAAATTTTATGATCAGCCTAGCGAGTATACCTATTCAACTAGAAGAGCAAAATAAACTACAGAAAAACTTTATTTCTTATATACCAACCATTCTGCCCAAACTACCTTTACACAAACAGTAGAGCACGCGGCCATCAAACACGTTTAGGTATCTAGATATCTGTATCCTGGAAGCCTAGCACACATGGCATTCACAACATAGCCTAGCACACAAAAGCTTAGGTTTATCAATATAAACAGGTAAAGTCTCAGGACAAGAATAATTAACCTAGGACGATGTTTGCCTCTAAATGATGGTTAAGGACTTAGCCATAGCATTTGATTGGATCATTGCATCCTTTCTCAGCAGATTGCATAAATCCAAATCGGCCACCCTTCGCAAGATACTGCTGGTGGTATTCTTCTGCTCTGTAGAATTTTTTGGCAGGTAAAATCTCAGTGACTATCTTCCTGTTCAAGAGCTTCTGCTGCCGTTCCAAGGACTCCTTCGCTGCTTTCTCCTGCTCAGGGGTGTAATAGTATATTCCAGACCTGTACTGTGTTCCCACATCATTCCCCTGCCCATCAAGGACCAGCAAGATATTAGAATATGCAATATGAATAGACCATAAAAAGAGTGCATTGAAATCAGACTTGTATCACAATAAAATCCCTTGAGACAACGCAGATTAATATTATGTCATAGTAACATTGGGATAAATAAAGTGACATCAGCTATTGATGGCGTGATATAATAAGCTAACAATGAAACAGGAAGACATGTGTTGACCACAGGCATGCCGGGACTACCGCCTAGAATATACATGTCCGAAATGGATCATCTATTCCAATGAAAACAAGTGATAATACTCATTAATCCTACTATGACAGAGAATGGACTGGATGAACAATGGACTCGCACAGCACCATTAAAGTGCAACCTGATAATGCATATCCTCATTGGGTTGCCCTTAACGCAAATCAAGCACCATGGCTGACTCACACAACCAACGAGGTACACTCAAAAGTCCAATGCGTGACTATTAGGGGTCACTGGATGTTGAAGTTTTCAACATGCACAGAACTCTCTAgaaattcatctataatttcgATGGCTCCCCTTCCAAAACGATACAAAGTAGATACTACACCAGACTGTCCAAAATCAAAGTGGATTTGACAACTAATTTTCTTCATTGTGGACACCAAGTTAGCAGGTCTTTCCATTTCATTCTTCAGCTACATCATATTACATTTAGTTAGATTCTAAAAAACCTATGTGTGTTTCCTAATAACCCATACCCGGGCACCTATACATTCCAGGCAAACGAATTAACACATGGTATAGAACGTTATTGACTTCTTTAGAAACTAAcgaaaaatagaaataattagtAACATGCCAACAATAAGGAGGGAAATGCCAAGCAATTAGGCCCAAAATCACCTCAACTCAAAAAAGATAGaacttgaactaaaaaaaaacaactatctAAACAAATGCTAAGCAGTCAATCAAACAAAAAGTGAATTATCCACTGAAGAGCTCACCTAAAACCCAAAAAagtcaaccaccaaaacctccAAAATATCAACCAACTTTAAGAACTTAAAACATGTAGCACTACAAATTAAGCAAGaatccaagaaaaataacaaaacccaATTACAAACCAACCCCGCACAATCCAATCAAAACCCAGTTCACATCATCACCAAGCCTCAAACTTTCAcacacaaaaaatcaaattttgacaacccgttaaaaaaaaaaagccgaTTCAAGCAAACCCACCTGGCGATTCAAGGTAGTAGGGTCATGTCTAGCCCACAAAACATCAATCAAAGTGTCAAAGCTACACTCTTTAGGGTCATACTGAACCCTAACAACTTCATTATGATTAGTAGTACCGGTACAAACATCCTCATAAGTTGGATTATGCAATAAGCCCTGAGTATAACCCACTTCAGTTTTAGCAACACCAGGGACTCTTTGAAATGCTAATTCAACACCCCAAAAACAACCAGCTCCAAACTGAGCAAATTGCTGACCAGGAGCTGGTAAGTCATCATCGGGACCTTGTGGGATTGTTGGGTCCATTGTTGATGGGTCAGGTGACCTGGGACCAAAGCCTAGTTTGTTAAGGATGTTCATTGATGGCTTGTAATAAGAGATGGGTTTTGAGGTTCGAGGGAAATTGAAGGGTTTAGAGAGAAAAAGTAGCGATTTTGATGAGAGAGAACGGAAAGGTTTTGAGAGGACGAGGAGAGGGGTGGTGGTGCTGCtgctggtggtggaggaggtAGAGGAGAAGTGGGTAGCAAGATTTCGGAGCATTTTTTAGATTTGGGTGCGTGACGTGCACTGGTTGAGGTGGAGGAGAAGTGATGTTGCAAGTGGTTAACAAAtggagaggttttttttttttttttgtagttttttctctcaaatttaatttcgatgatattttttatatataatttttagaagaatttattgtgtttatttaaCAGCTCACAAATCTAACTAACCATTTTACACTCAAAATTGCCTCAGCTTTATTATTTTacacatagttttaaaatctggtTAGGTTTAAGGTTTGGATTTAAGATTTTGATCATGTTAACAAATTgttcagattaatttttttaaaaaatcaaaataatattattttaataaaaaaattaaaattaacaggTTTATAACTAGATAGTtgaatcgagttttaaaattataattttacaagtaattaaatttttttagacacAGTTACCAAGAAAGatcttaaaatttgaattaagctgtaattattatatcattagTCATGAAAGCTgatttattactttttaaaagtattttgtatttaaaaatatattaaaatattttttaatttttaatataaatacattgaaattattaaaaatattaaaaattatcaatttaatattttttaaagtaaaaacattttaaaaaaatatctacaaaCAGATATAGAATGTTTATGATTACTTCTGctttgtaaattgttttttatttataaaaatattaaattagtattttttttaataattttaatgtatttttataaaaaataaatataaaaattatcattttaaatttttttaatcaaaaaacacCATAAACCACATTACTAAACACACTTGGatctttttatgaaaaaatggattttttttacacaaaagccacgttatttcattttttttaaaaaaattgaaatgaattagttttttaaaaaaagaaacctaaaatgatattatttatttttaggtttaaaaaaattaggttccACGACTAGGAATTGAGGTAGATGCATTAATTTGTCAATATACCACAAGTGTGCTTTAGAATTAGAGTACCTTTCTAAATGCTTTATCGATAGATTTAATATTCTTCGACTAATAACCGATACGAGTTGCTTCCTCCACAGGGAGACACGACTCTCACCGACCATCATCAATATTCTTCATTTATACTTGCTAGAAAGATATCGGCCGATTCTCTGAGTTACCTGTTTCGGTTGAACACTGTTACTGGAGAAGATGGTGGACTGGAAGAATCTGGAAGAGGACATGGAAGATTTCGTGAGTCAGATTTCTAGCCATCTCATCAAGCCATCTTGTGGTTTAGATTTTGGAATGTGGATGAAAGCCTTTCACACACCATCTATTCCATGCAAGCTGACGTCGTTTTCATTCGTCTCCCCCCAGAGATCCCTGGGATCGGAAGCTAATATACAGTTAaatgctatttatttttatgttttaaaaagaaaaaaaattattttattttatttttttaatttttattttaaattaaatttgtttacgttttctaattgttttcttgtactcatttcaaaaaaaattatttcaagaaattttcaagtaaaaaacaatttaaaaaacaactattattacaATACTAAACTAAAGATCCTCTAATTATCTTTTGAatgtacttttaaaaatatatttgtttgatttcaaCGCGAGTGATGatgttgaaaattatatataattttcgaGTCTTAACAATTATGATACTTTTCGAGACTGGATCAGGTTAGcatgtaggttttttttccatatgatCCTAGatgtgtcaaaaaaaaatttgtaaatacAATAACTCTAATGGGAATGATCAGCTTAAaagttaataagaaaaaaaattaatcttaatatgtaaaaaactgatctaaaaatattattagagcTAAAACAATGAGAAAGGATAAAATGTCCATACCTCAAAATCCATTGATGACTGATCACCTAAGAAATTTTTTCATAGAAGAAAAGAGGACGAGGATGGCTAAGATTCTGGTCGGTTTGATGATATCGTACTAATTATATTCTTGAGACTCGGAGGAAATAATTTCCACCCAAGACGGCAAAGCATCATATGCAAGGAGGATAATATCCGATTCATATGCCTggttcctttcctttttcctgtGAATTACGTTCACATGACATGCTGAGGTGGTCGCAGAGATTGCTGATTCGGTGAAGATATTGCATTTTGattaaccacaaaaacaaatccaaaaacgACAACATTATCGGTCTTCGATCAAGTATAAACTCATTCAGTTAAACTCATTCATCTTTGAAGCTGCATGGTTCATAGCACATAAACTGGAGTATCACAGCAAGCTGAGAAAGCAACGACTTCTTGACAGTGGAATCAATCATCCATACCCTGTTTATTCTTTGACCTATGACACCAGTGGATTCAATCAATACTTCTTCTGGTTTCAATTTAAGCAATCGAGGATAAAAGGCGCAAATGAGAAGTGAATAAGAATCCAGTTAGAACATGAACTTGGTGAAGTTGAGATGTTCAACCCTAAGCTCTGGTACTGATGGAGAAAGAATTAACATTCAAATCATGTCTACTGGGCATGAAGgtcattatttcaaaaaaaggaaagaagcaaCAGTTGATTGTGgctgaatgtttttttttttttttttttttttgaagggcAAAAAATAGCACTTGCCATCATTTCAGAACAGTTTCATGTGACATAATTCACTTACATGACCTGAGTCACTACAGGATCATCCTTCATTTGAATTACAGGTGACCGAATACAAGCAATGCAAAAATAATACTCTGGAATACCGTTTCTGAAATATCTAATGCATTTTTATAGTATAATACTGGTGCAGCAGCAACCATGTCGGTAGTGAACGCCCCTGGAGATAAAGAGTGTGAAATTTAAATTCTCAGACAAAATAATCCAATTTCTTTAATGATGCCAATAATTTGTCGATCAAAAGCAAGCAACTCAAGCGGTTTAACCTGTCTACCTGAGAGGCAAATAATCACCATAACCTCAAATCTAAAAGTCCATAACTTGTAAAACTACTCGTCATGTTATATCCACTAAAAACTGAGACCTCACCTGCAACTGTAGCATCAACATCACAACTAACAAGTGCAAGTTCAGGTTTCTCCCCTTTGGCACGCAATCCACCATACATCCCTGCCGCTTTGAACCCCTTCGCAGCAGTAACTTCCCCAGGAATCTACCACAAAAGTTGCAAACTTGGTAGCCATTTTATAGAAACCAAATAAAAGACACCCATATACCAGTATTCAATAATCTCAAAGCTCTTctaaaataataaccaaaaaaagaaaaaattagacAAAATCCCACATTGACTGTAGCACTATTCATCGAGGTAATTTGAACAAAAACCCATCATGATTTTTACGCACTAAAGTAACATTTGTGGGCATCTCaagaacaaaaatagaaaaaaaccatcaatGCTAACATCATTGAAAGACTAGAAAATACAGAATTAACAGTCAAGCAATAAAATCTTGAACCTTGAAACAAATAGTGGGCTAAGCTTACTTGTTGCCATGATCCTTCAGGTAGAAAAATAGGAGCAGCAGGTATATAATTAGAGGCCTCACTCATACTTGATAACGATGAGACAGTCACTGAAAATACTTTAAAGTTTCTCTTACTCAAACCAAACGACCTCAAAACCTGCAAATCATTAAGCTTTGAGGAGCTATGAAGTTCAGGGAATTTTAGAGAGATAAAGCGATGAGGAGGAGGAGCACAAATATACATCTTTTTGGAATTGGCGCCGAATGTAGAAGCTGAAACCGCCGGTGCCGCCGCTTATCTTGGTGGTCTTTTAGCTGTTTGATCGTTTGGTAACtgtcaaagtaatttttttaaaaaaatatattaaaataattatttatttattttttaaaatcaatacattaaatttaaaaaaatattaaatttttttaaaaacgttttACA contains:
- the LOC133675414 gene encoding cyclin-U4-1-like translates to MAELAETAVMPKVITFLSSLLQRVAESNDISHQLYPQKASIFHGLTRPTISIQNYLERIFKYSNCSPSCFVVAYVYLDRFSQRQSCFPLNSFNVHRLLITSVLVSVKFMDDIYYNNAFYAKVGGISTREMNLLEVDFLFGLGFQLNVTPATFHLYCSYLQRDMSIQSPLQIVDTPLNIARPLKIHCCFNEDESTHQKQLAV
- the LOC133676325 gene encoding peptide methionine sulfoxide reductase A1-like, with translation MLRNLATHFSSTSSTTSSSTTTPLLVLSKPFRSLSSKSLLFLSKPFNFPRTSKPISYYKPSMNILNKLGFGPRSPDPSTMDPTIPQGPDDDLPAPGQQFAQFGAGCFWGVELAFQRVPGVAKTEVGYTQGLLHNPTYEDVCTGTTNHNEVVRVQYDPKECSFDTLIDVLWARHDPTTLNRQGNDVGTQYRSGIYYYTPEQEKAAKESLERQQKLLNRKIVTEILPAKKFYRAEEYHQQYLAKGGRFGFMQSAEKGCNDPIKCYG
- the LOC133675081 gene encoding arginine biosynthesis bifunctional protein ArgJ, chloroplastic-like isoform X1, with product MYICAPPPHRFISLKFPELHSSSKLNDLQVLRSFGLSKRNFKVFSVTVSSLSSMSEASNYIPAAPIFLPEGSWQQIPGEVTAAKGFKAAGMYGGLRAKGEKPELALVSCDVDATVAGAFTTDMVAAAPVLYYKNALDISETVFQSIIFALLVFGHL
- the LOC133675081 gene encoding arginine biosynthesis bifunctional protein ArgJ, chloroplastic-like isoform X3; the encoded protein is MSEASNYIPAAPIFLPEGSWQQIPGEVTAAKGFKAAGMYGGLRAKGEKPELALVSCDVDATVAGAFTTDMVAAAPVLYYKNALDISETVFQSIIFALLVFGHL
- the LOC133675081 gene encoding arginine biosynthesis bifunctional protein ArgJ, chloroplastic-like isoform X2 is translated as MYICAPPPHRFISLKFPELHSSSKLNDLQVLRSFGLSKRNFKVFSVTVSSLSSMSEASNYIPAAPIFLPEGSWQQIPGEVTAAKGFKAAGMYGGLRAKGEKPELALVSCDVDATVAGRQVKPLELLAFDRQIIGIIKEIGLFCLRI